In the Leptospiraceae bacterium genome, one interval contains:
- a CDS encoding penicillin-binding protein: MLERLIKNLKPILQKMGSALDSIKIFLELHWKKILSYSVLFSVIASAILFGGVYIQFRLDKTSIVSSLKNYKLWMEGTGSFQAKPTIKIYGINKVLLGEYIPERISRISSKNCSKMNWLNKATVSSEDREFFNHKGVSFRGMFRAALRNILSLDIKEGAGTITQQLGRNLFTSRSTPAILRKIYETYTAFVIEEIYNKNEILCLYLNKIYMGEGRIGAEEASWFYFRKPPWSLTAAEASMIVGIFPSPARYSPLNNIQISLKKQDIVIETLIRDSHLKNSEKKKIIGDFKKLYNVESSEKESSSGTIGLYGASRYFRFNSAPDVNEYAIEYLRKNFPEEIINEGGMQVFTSIDSKVQANAISALRRGVEKIRTKLKKTSSDKNLKHTESGLNGALISLDSNTGFIKAAVGGYTINDSGGQINRITSMKRQPGSALKGFLYAAAIEEQIINENSTLIDEPISIGGYSPKNWYKGYKGSIPLKQVIAQSVNTTAVKVLNEIGIEKFKSYMGRALGLDFFSYTRRFPSNLTIALGSAELTPLELAILYSSISNGGVSISPKLILKIESKSGEVLWEDTSFIQPEQIFSKATCESILHLMESVFEEEGTAEWIGKRRNKSGDFLAFPAAGKSGTVQTDEIVKKKYSGAKGVHDIWFVGLVPKNVTVVWIGHDAGFPFDGSGASNAGSVWANFAQSTFPGMKDKDFFSNESDSIPNREETFEKTNDEKNESIQKDEIITSPEEKPKG, translated from the coding sequence ATGCTCGAACGTCTCATAAAAAATCTAAAACCCATCTTGCAAAAGATGGGTTCTGCTTTGGACAGTATAAAGATTTTTTTAGAACTCCATTGGAAAAAAATTTTATCGTATTCTGTTTTATTCTCAGTAATAGCAAGTGCCATCTTATTTGGTGGAGTCTATATTCAATTTAGGTTAGATAAGACTTCCATAGTATCTTCTTTAAAAAACTATAAGTTATGGATGGAAGGGACAGGTAGTTTTCAAGCAAAACCTACAATTAAAATTTACGGAATAAACAAAGTACTTCTCGGTGAATATATTCCAGAAAGAATTTCCAGAATATCTTCAAAAAATTGTTCAAAGATGAATTGGCTCAATAAGGCTACAGTGTCATCTGAAGATAGAGAATTTTTTAATCATAAGGGAGTTTCTTTCAGGGGAATGTTTCGCGCTGCGCTAAGAAATATACTTTCTTTGGATATTAAAGAAGGTGCGGGAACTATCACACAACAACTTGGAAGAAATCTTTTTACTTCCAGATCGACTCCTGCAATTCTAAGAAAAATATACGAAACTTACACTGCCTTTGTAATTGAAGAAATTTACAACAAAAATGAAATTCTTTGTCTTTACTTGAATAAAATTTATATGGGTGAAGGAAGAATCGGAGCTGAAGAAGCAAGCTGGTTTTATTTTAGAAAACCTCCTTGGTCACTCACTGCCGCTGAAGCATCTATGATTGTTGGAATATTTCCTTCTCCTGCAAGATACAGCCCACTAAATAATATTCAAATATCTCTAAAAAAACAAGATATCGTTATTGAGACTTTGATTCGAGACTCCCATTTAAAAAATAGTGAAAAGAAAAAAATTATAGGAGACTTCAAAAAATTATACAATGTAGAATCTTCAGAAAAAGAAAGTTCTTCCGGGACTATCGGGCTTTATGGTGCGAGTAGATATTTTCGATTTAATTCTGCACCCGATGTGAATGAATACGCAATTGAGTATTTAAGAAAAAATTTCCCTGAAGAAATAATCAATGAAGGTGGAATGCAAGTTTTTACGTCTATAGATTCTAAAGTGCAGGCAAATGCGATTTCTGCTTTAAGAAGAGGAGTTGAAAAAATTAGAACAAAATTAAAAAAAACTTCTTCAGATAAAAATTTAAAACATACCGAATCTGGATTGAATGGAGCTTTGATTTCCTTGGATTCAAACACTGGTTTTATTAAAGCAGCTGTTGGAGGATATACTATAAATGATTCAGGTGGCCAGATCAATAGAATCACTTCCATGAAACGCCAGCCGGGATCCGCCCTAAAAGGTTTTTTATATGCGGCTGCAATAGAAGAACAAATCATAAACGAAAATTCTACTCTGATTGATGAACCTATTTCAATTGGTGGGTATTCTCCAAAGAATTGGTATAAGGGATATAAGGGGAGCATCCCTCTAAAACAAGTTATCGCACAATCCGTAAACACAACTGCAGTAAAAGTTTTAAATGAAATTGGGATCGAAAAATTTAAGTCTTATATGGGCAGAGCTTTGGGACTGGATTTTTTTAGCTACACGAGAAGATTCCCAAGTAATTTAACAATTGCACTTGGCTCAGCAGAGCTAACACCTTTGGAACTTGCAATCCTGTACTCTTCAATTTCTAATGGCGGTGTTTCTATTTCACCAAAATTAATTCTAAAAATTGAAAGTAAATCAGGAGAAGTTCTATGGGAAGATACTTCTTTCATTCAACCTGAACAAATTTTTTCAAAAGCTACATGTGAATCTATTTTACATTTAATGGAATCTGTATTTGAAGAAGAAGGAACTGCTGAATGGATAGGAAAGAGACGAAATAAATCAGGAGATTTTTTAGCATTTCCCGCAGCCGGAAAATCTGGAACAGTTCAAACTGACGAAATTGTCAAAAAAAAATATTCAGGAGCAAAGGGAGTTCATGATATTTGGTTTGTAGGGCTTGTTCCGAAAAATGTTACTGTAGTTTGGATTGGGCATGATGCTGGATTTCCATTTGATGGCAGTGGAGCAAGTAATGCCGGATCTGTGTGGGCAAATTTTGCACAAAGTACGTTTCCCGGTATGAAAGATAAAGATTTTTTTTCAAATGAATCCGATTCAATTCCAAACCGTGAAGAAACTTTTGAAAAAACCAATGATGAAAAAAATGAAAGTATTCAAAAAGATGAAATAATTACATCGCCGGAAGAAAAACCAAAAGGTTAG
- a CDS encoding aldose 1-epimerase — protein MIKEINTGCSYFALNLQEGGQWMKLGLKSPFSNEAIDVIKGYDKSKDFFISGCFFMFPFVNRSEYQNFQFQNSIYDFSNAKKDSNNFPIHGLICDTPRKIFEERSEDTTKINITSENPLDTNLYPLVVETYELSESKLTITTMFKNTSLQIQYFAFGYHPYFCLGDSVDDCYIETNLAMNYPLNEKLLPDNQSKPEKLSLQSSTNSLKGISWDNTLAYDKKEMNPFLSIINKNKNLQLMIHAPKKFTKDSINYNFFQLYTPPDRKSIAVEPLSSTGNSFFYKKASLIKMLPNETKTAVFGITLNKYPTSK, from the coding sequence ATGATAAAAGAAATCAATACTGGTTGCTCATATTTTGCTCTAAATTTACAAGAAGGTGGGCAGTGGATGAAACTCGGTTTGAAGTCCCCTTTCAGTAATGAAGCGATTGATGTAATAAAAGGATACGATAAATCAAAAGACTTTTTTATATCGGGGTGTTTTTTTATGTTCCCTTTTGTGAATAGGTCTGAGTATCAAAATTTCCAATTTCAAAATTCAATCTATGATTTTTCAAATGCAAAAAAAGATAGTAATAATTTTCCGATCCACGGACTTATTTGCGATACTCCCAGAAAGATTTTTGAGGAAAGAAGTGAAGACACTACAAAAATAAATATTACTTCGGAAAACCCTTTAGATACCAATTTGTATCCTTTGGTTGTAGAAACATACGAACTAAGTGAATCTAAATTAACGATTACAACTATGTTCAAAAACACTTCTTTACAAATCCAATATTTTGCATTTGGGTATCATCCTTATTTTTGCTTAGGTGACTCTGTGGATGACTGTTACATAGAAACAAATCTTGCAATGAATTATCCATTAAATGAGAAATTGCTTCCCGACAATCAATCCAAACCGGAAAAACTATCTTTGCAATCGAGTACAAATTCTTTAAAAGGTATCTCTTGGGACAATACTCTGGCTTATGATAAGAAAGAAATGAATCCTTTTTTATCAATTATAAACAAAAACAAAAATCTCCAATTAATGATTCACGCTCCAAAAAAATTTACAAAAGATTCGATCAACTATAATTTTTTTCAACTCTACACACCTCCAGATAGAAAATCGATTGCTGTGGAACCGTTAAGCTCTACAGGAAATTCCTTTTTCTACAAAAAAGCCTCTCTTATAAAAATGTTACCTAATGAAACAAAAACTGCTGTTTTTGGAATTACCTTGAATAAATACCCAACTTCTAAATAA
- a CDS encoding DUF1564 family protein: MNPQKYAETQSSLLVPAKYMDEFNRRTTGFSRRKYLHALLNRYRNVILWGTFEKMERVKKAYQEVGQNLQKKNFTPNNEDWIELGILADWLGTTKTALFTLLLVLDLAEWDIILPSRFFENGVPTPVTMIAGGSYLSKRKTTRYNRLIRHKPDE, encoded by the coding sequence ATGAACCCACAAAAATATGCAGAAACCCAATCGAGCTTGCTTGTTCCAGCAAAATATATGGACGAGTTCAATAGAAGAACAACGGGTTTTTCGAGACGAAAATATTTGCACGCATTGCTGAACAGATACAGAAACGTGATTCTTTGGGGGACTTTTGAGAAGATGGAGAGGGTGAAAAAGGCTTACCAAGAAGTCGGACAAAATTTGCAGAAGAAGAATTTTACCCCAAATAACGAGGATTGGATTGAGCTTGGGATTCTTGCGGATTGGCTTGGTACCACGAAGACCGCTCTTTTTACTCTTTTGTTGGTGCTTGACCTTGCCGAATGGGACATAATTCTCCCCAGCCGATTCTTCGAGAATGGAGTTCCCACCCCGGTAACCATGATTGCGGGGGGTTCTTACCTCTCCAAGAGAAAAACTACTCGCTATAATAGGCTAATAAGACACAAGCCCGACGAATAG
- a CDS encoding type II toxin-antitoxin system PemK/MazF family toxin, translating to MIRGEIWWVDPGIPFGSGTGFKRPVLIIQDDAFNESRIQTILVLAISFNLELAEAPGNVFLSKKDTHLPKDSVVNVLQIVTLDRERFISREEKLKTKILNEVEKGIKLVIGLS from the coding sequence ATGATTCGTGGTGAAATCTGGTGGGTTGATCCGGGCATACCTTTCGGGAGTGGGACTGGCTTTAAAAGACCTGTCTTAATTATACAGGATGATGCTTTCAATGAAAGTAGAATTCAAACAATACTTGTTCTTGCAATTTCTTTCAACCTTGAACTCGCAGAAGCTCCGGGAAATGTTTTTTTGAGTAAGAAAGATACCCATCTTCCAAAAGACTCTGTGGTGAATGTTTTGCAAATTGTAACACTTGATAGAGAAAGGTTTATTTCCCGTGAAGAAAAGTTAAAGACTAAAATTTTGAACGAGGTCGAGAAGGGAATCAAGCTGGTAATCGGTCTTAGTTGA
- the sppA gene encoding signal peptide peptidase SppA: MIIRIFFLTMLLFIFQNCITVFDGGGQTLHLQEFVLAGRDTDKIVIIPIEGVISEKTNENFFGIKNDSIVSKIKEQLKKVEFDNTVKGVILKINSPGGTVTASDILFNEIKKFKKRTNLPVVSVFMDTSASGAYYIAMASDFICAHPTTVTGSIGVIMQGFNIKEGLEKIGVKDQSFTSGANKSIGSSTREMTAEQKKILQSVIDSLYNRFFHIVKEGRPSIQEDILKTLADGRIFTAEQALKNGLIDKVGYFDEFISDVMARKNYRKSPGNNNPRIVVYSTERKIIKNIYQVKEVITSNDNFINKFIGMDTSFKFMYLWNP, from the coding sequence ATGATTATTAGAATATTTTTTTTGACTATGTTGTTATTTATATTTCAAAACTGTATAACGGTTTTTGATGGTGGCGGACAAACCCTTCATCTTCAAGAGTTTGTTTTGGCGGGGAGAGATACCGACAAAATAGTAATCATCCCAATTGAGGGAGTTATAAGCGAAAAGACAAATGAGAATTTTTTTGGAATAAAAAATGATTCTATTGTTTCTAAGATTAAAGAGCAACTAAAAAAAGTTGAATTTGACAATACTGTTAAAGGGGTGATTCTAAAAATTAATTCTCCCGGGGGAACGGTAACTGCGAGCGATATTTTATTTAATGAGATAAAAAAATTTAAAAAGAGAACAAATCTTCCGGTAGTTTCTGTCTTTATGGATACTTCCGCAAGTGGAGCCTATTACATTGCGATGGCTTCTGATTTTATTTGTGCCCACCCTACTACTGTTACCGGATCCATCGGTGTAATCATGCAAGGGTTTAACATAAAAGAAGGGTTAGAGAAAATTGGAGTAAAAGATCAGTCTTTTACATCTGGAGCGAATAAAAGTATTGGTTCATCTACTCGTGAAATGACAGCAGAACAAAAAAAGATTTTACAATCTGTGATCGACAGTCTTTACAATAGATTTTTTCATATTGTAAAAGAGGGGAGACCCAGCATTCAGGAAGATATTTTAAAAACATTGGCTGATGGTAGAATTTTTACGGCAGAGCAGGCATTGAAAAATGGTCTCATTGATAAAGTCGGGTATTTTGATGAGTTTATTTCTGATGTAATGGCAAGAAAAAATTATAGAAAGTCTCCCGGAAACAATAATCCAAGAATTGTTGTGTATTCAACTGAAAGAAAAATTATCAAAAATATATATCAAGTAAAAGAAGTAATCACATCAAATGATAACTTCATAAATAAATTTATTGGAATGGATACGTCATTCAAATTTATGTACCTCTGGAATCCGTAG
- a CDS encoding tetratricopeptide repeat protein has product MGTSVLVNTTLKDYSMPNAKKLYNQALACEEAGDIEDAIQFYKSSIELDPSFVKSYQNLGSLYSRLGNRKDAYNLFLKASDISPSSETFFNLAVEEYKTDNIENAILHLKKSLEFDKRYINAHLLLANAYERSGKEEKTEIYLQNSYKINPKNKVVLSALIFFYYERNRYDETLKIIDEYSTHFPEDTRFLILKSDILSKTGSYTKSIQALGDLVNKNTDFTKQINETKQDSETKKQFEKIQKKKKNKLSEFKSKIELNKENPEDFSGPDSQDALDLSLLHLFNGEPEKAMKYLIYAQKIQNESKNT; this is encoded by the coding sequence ATGGGAACTTCAGTATTAGTAAATACAACTTTAAAAGATTACTCAATGCCTAACGCAAAAAAATTATACAATCAAGCCCTTGCCTGTGAAGAAGCCGGTGACATAGAAGATGCAATTCAATTCTACAAATCTTCTATAGAGCTTGACCCTTCCTTTGTAAAAAGCTATCAAAATTTAGGTTCGCTATATTCAAGACTGGGGAATAGGAAGGACGCATACAATTTATTTTTAAAAGCATCCGATATCTCTCCAAGTTCTGAGACTTTCTTTAATCTTGCTGTAGAAGAATACAAAACTGATAATATTGAAAATGCAATTCTTCATTTAAAAAAATCTCTTGAATTTGATAAACGATATATCAATGCCCATCTTTTGCTTGCCAATGCTTATGAGAGATCTGGAAAAGAAGAAAAAACTGAAATCTACTTGCAGAATTCTTACAAAATCAATCCTAAAAATAAAGTAGTTCTATCTGCTCTTATTTTCTTCTACTACGAAAGAAATCGATACGATGAAACACTCAAAATCATAGATGAATATTCTACACATTTCCCAGAAGATACAAGATTTTTAATTTTGAAATCTGATATACTTTCAAAAACAGGAAGTTATACGAAATCGATACAAGCGTTAGGCGATTTAGTAAATAAAAATACAGACTTCACTAAACAAATTAATGAAACCAAACAAGACAGTGAAACTAAGAAGCAATTTGAAAAAATTCAGAAAAAGAAAAAAAATAAACTGAGTGAATTCAAATCAAAAATAGAACTGAATAAAGAAAATCCCGAAGACTTTTCAGGACCGGATTCACAGGATGCTTTAGACCTTTCCCTTTTGCATTTATTCAATGGAGAACCTGAAAAAGCTATGAAATATTTAATCTATGCACAAAAAATTCAAAATGAGTCCAAGAATACATAA
- a CDS encoding CDC27 family protein, protein MSPRIHKHLIYFFVFQFTAFCVLPRKVIPALETDTYFIPLTKIGILEESKPAKERNNSQRILDTENNSDLNTLNDRAIFFIRDARIKEAENIFLSLIEKEPSKIVPLINLIRLYYILDEYDVIREVFLLYFDKNKNLKDQADAILNELKNRNRLEERVILLDALTSKSGWEIKAPEELGIYFYEQGNYRNAIIYFEKILASYPFHPKALYYMSSIALELEKYTDALLYANNLLDEKQKWENLYYICMKANYELGRYREAIQFAERASEKEKTDLEFLRTWRNSLLANNIFSDLSKLKIYFKKLQKSGLQIEEKFFFPEDDPSGRKVFIKTILGK, encoded by the coding sequence ATGAGTCCAAGAATACATAAACACCTTATCTATTTTTTTGTTTTTCAATTTACTGCATTTTGTGTTTTACCAAGAAAAGTAATTCCTGCTCTTGAAACCGATACATATTTTATTCCTTTAACTAAAATTGGAATTCTCGAAGAAAGTAAACCTGCAAAAGAAAGAAATAATTCTCAAAGAATATTGGACACAGAAAATAATTCCGATTTGAACACGTTAAACGACAGAGCTATTTTCTTCATTCGTGACGCAAGGATCAAAGAAGCTGAAAATATTTTTTTATCTTTAATAGAAAAAGAGCCATCTAAAATAGTTCCTCTAATAAACCTAATCAGACTGTATTATATTTTAGATGAGTACGATGTTATTCGAGAGGTTTTTTTATTGTATTTTGATAAGAATAAGAACTTAAAAGACCAAGCCGATGCAATTTTAAATGAATTGAAAAATCGCAATCGTCTGGAAGAAAGAGTAATTCTTCTTGATGCATTGACATCGAAATCAGGGTGGGAAATAAAAGCACCAGAAGAGCTTGGGATTTATTTTTATGAGCAAGGAAATTATAGAAATGCAATAATTTATTTTGAAAAAATTTTAGCCTCTTACCCATTTCATCCAAAAGCTCTTTACTATATGTCGTCTATCGCATTGGAGCTTGAAAAATATACCGATGCACTTTTGTATGCAAATAATTTATTGGATGAAAAACAAAAATGGGAAAATTTATACTATATCTGCATGAAAGCAAACTATGAATTGGGAAGGTATAGAGAAGCGATTCAATTTGCAGAGAGGGCATCTGAAAAAGAAAAAACTGATTTAGAATTTCTGCGAACATGGAGAAATTCACTACTTGCTAATAATATATTCTCTGACCTTTCTAAATTAAAAATCTATTTTAAAAAATTACAAAAATCAGGGTTACAAATTGAAGAAAAGTTTTTCTTTCCTGAAGACGACCCAAGCGGCAGAAAAGTTTTTATAAAAACAATTCTAGGTAAATAA
- a CDS encoding sigma-54-dependent Fis family transcriptional regulator, translating to MTEKQIVFGKSKETQKTKDLLDQIAQNKLSVLIEGESGTGKDTYAEYIFANIEESKYHLKIDSSILSNFVLEEILSKFPQNELVYLWIDRLEILNLESQGLLLQWINNCENNYKHIRFVFFSSSSLSKLVSEKIFREDLYFRINKIKILISPLRNRREEIAELVNYFIVNFSSKHNKNIQSVDKGFESFLYNYHWSGNIRELENFIERVIIFSKKNSLDEKEIPSEIFSPNRITRNLNIVAGIPLVDYEKEILIKNLEFVNWNRNKAAAILGISERTLYRKIKEFQITNPKFV from the coding sequence ATGACAGAAAAACAAATCGTATTCGGTAAATCCAAAGAAACTCAAAAAACCAAAGATCTGTTAGATCAAATTGCTCAAAATAAATTGTCTGTTTTGATCGAGGGAGAATCAGGTACCGGAAAAGATACTTACGCAGAGTATATTTTTGCCAACATAGAGGAAAGCAAGTATCATTTAAAAATAGACAGCTCAATTCTCTCCAACTTTGTCTTAGAAGAAATCCTCTCCAAATTTCCACAAAATGAGTTGGTGTATCTTTGGATCGACAGATTAGAAATATTGAATCTCGAATCGCAAGGTTTACTACTTCAATGGATAAACAATTGTGAAAATAATTACAAACATATTCGGTTTGTTTTTTTTTCAAGCTCATCTTTAAGTAAACTTGTTTCAGAAAAAATTTTCAGGGAAGATTTATATTTTCGAATCAACAAAATTAAAATTCTTATTTCTCCTCTACGAAATAGAAGAGAGGAAATTGCCGAGTTGGTAAATTATTTCATCGTAAATTTTTCTTCCAAGCACAATAAGAATATCCAATCGGTCGATAAAGGTTTTGAATCTTTTTTGTATAATTATCACTGGTCTGGAAATATCAGAGAATTAGAAAACTTTATAGAAAGAGTAATTATTTTTTCAAAGAAAAATTCTTTGGATGAAAAAGAAATTCCTTCTGAAATTTTTTCACCAAACAGAATTACTAGAAATTTGAATATTGTTGCCGGTATTCCTTTAGTTGATTACGAAAAAGAAATTCTTATAAAAAATTTAGAGTTCGTAAACTGGAACAGAAATAAAGCCGCCGCTATTCTTGGGATTTCAGAAAGAACTCTCTATCGTAAAATTAAAGAGTTTCAAATAACGAACCCGAAATTTGTTTAA
- a CDS encoding ChpI protein: MKTAISIPDDLFKNAEKIASKMGIPRSQLFAKALEEFIQRRSKKNITEKLNQVYDEKFQGTDINLKNLSVQAIRKSLENDSW, encoded by the coding sequence ATGAAAACAGCAATTTCTATTCCTGATGATCTATTTAAAAATGCAGAGAAAATAGCCAGTAAAATGGGGATTCCCAGAAGTCAGCTTTTTGCAAAGGCACTTGAAGAGTTCATTCAGAGGCGCAGTAAAAAAAATATTACTGAAAAATTGAATCAGGTTTATGATGAAAAATTTCAAGGAACTGATATTAATCTGAAAAATTTATCAGTTCAAGCGATTCGTAAGAGTTTAGAGAATGATTCGTGGTGA
- a CDS encoding lysophospholipid acyltransferase family protein produces MKRPLTPLVSYSKDGELINQTFLRFGMVSVRGSSSKGGASALKAIIKKIKNGFVPIFTPDGPRGPIYQVQPGVIQIASMTGAPIVAVCPSFDRHYEARSWDKHKFPKFGSTQWIDYTEPIYIPKGLDEKGIQRYAKELEVKMIEQKDKLDQIAKDYAINKDKP; encoded by the coding sequence ATGAAAAGACCGCTAACTCCTCTTGTGTCTTATTCTAAAGATGGAGAGCTTATCAACCAAACTTTTCTTAGGTTTGGAATGGTGTCGGTTCGAGGCTCTTCCAGTAAAGGTGGAGCGAGTGCTTTGAAAGCTATTATAAAAAAAATAAAAAATGGATTTGTTCCTATATTTACACCCGATGGGCCACGAGGTCCAATTTACCAAGTTCAGCCCGGTGTGATTCAGATTGCTTCTATGACTGGCGCTCCCATTGTAGCCGTCTGTCCTTCTTTTGATAGACATTATGAGGCTCGCAGTTGGGATAAACATAAATTTCCAAAGTTTGGTTCAACACAGTGGATTGATTATACAGAGCCGATCTATATACCTAAAGGATTAGATGAAAAAGGAATTCAACGTTATGCGAAAGAGTTAGAAGTAAAAATGATTGAGCAAAAAGATAAATTAGACCAAATTGCAAAAGACTATGCCATAAACAAGGACAAGCCATGA
- a CDS encoding WG repeat-containing protein — protein sequence MIDGFNVLTLVPSNKNVSVIPLQFDYAGSFSEGLARVQIGWKYGLIDKTGKIVIEPQFDSVFSFSESLVNVKIGEKWGFIDKTGKIVIEPQFDSVFSFREGLASVSIGEKWGFIDKTGKIVIEPMFDIGIGPPFFSEGLASVKIGGKYGLIDKTGKIVIEPMFDDVYQFSEGLASVIRIRIEGKYGFINLNKCLGK from the coding sequence ATGATAGATGGATTCAATGTTCTGACACTGGTTCCATCTAATAAAAATGTGTCGGTGATTCCGCTTCAGTTTGATTATGCAGGCTCATTTAGTGAAGGTTTGGCAAGAGTCCAGATTGGGTGGAAATATGGATTAATAGACAAGACAGGAAAGATTGTAATAGAACCACAGTTTGATTCTGTATTCTCATTTAGTGAAAGTTTGGTAAATGTAAAAATTGGGGAGAAGTGGGGATTTATAGACAAGACAGGAAAGATTGTAATAGAACCACAGTTTGATTCTGTATTCTCATTTAGAGAAGGTTTGGCAAGTGTTAGTATTGGGGAGAAGTGGGGATTTATAGACAAGACAGGAAAGATTGTAATAGAACCAATGTTTGATATTGGAATAGGCCCCCCGTTTTTTAGTGAAGGTTTGGCAAGTGTAAAGATTGGGGGGAAATATGGATTAATAGACAAGACAGGAAAGATTGTGATAGAACCAATGTTTGATGATGTTTACCAATTTAGTGAAGGTTTGGCAAGTGTTATAAGAATAAGAATTGAGGGAAAATATGGATTTATCAATCTGAATAAGTGTTTAGGAAAATAG
- a CDS encoding SH3 domain-containing protein: MIVKKIIFFVAALSVFSVFAESSFQPGKIKVTARSLIVRNIASQGGTEVTQVKRGDILNAVERSINESTIEEFTDYWYKINLPKNKTGWVFGAYITFDVNLESGLRWKNQNPGQGNKFTGINIAPNGNIFLGTESGVLFLSNDKGKSWRKIVPQVLGINLATINKITSDEKAIWIAGSGDTKGGVWKTSNNGNSWTQFTTSQGLPSNEIYDIAISPNVIYAATRGGIAISKDQGLTWAIMEGEFKERVFSTATSQDGKVFIGTNKGLYVFSESKGLFGGTKKLWKRLGENAPNMGEQIYSIAISPNGDIYIGSENGLSKSNITNLDTWSGIGGKTNVNSILIGQSGKIIIGTDNGLNISLDNGISWVTYKKENGLAGNRINQVSIHPTEKNIWAIGLDGVSFHE, translated from the coding sequence ATTATTGTGAAAAAAATTATCTTCTTTGTTGCAGCACTTTCTGTTTTTTCTGTATTCGCTGAATCTTCTTTTCAACCCGGGAAAATTAAGGTTACTGCAAGGTCTTTAATCGTACGAAATATCGCATCCCAGGGTGGAACAGAGGTAACCCAAGTAAAACGAGGTGATATACTAAATGCAGTCGAAAGATCAATCAATGAATCTACTATAGAAGAATTCACGGACTATTGGTATAAAATCAATCTTCCAAAAAATAAAACCGGATGGGTTTTTGGAGCTTATATTACTTTTGATGTGAATTTGGAAAGTGGTCTTCGCTGGAAAAATCAAAACCCAGGGCAAGGCAATAAATTTACCGGAATTAATATTGCCCCAAATGGGAATATCTTTTTAGGAACAGAAAGTGGTGTGCTCTTTTTAAGCAATGATAAAGGAAAATCATGGAGAAAGATTGTGCCGCAAGTGCTTGGAATTAATCTTGCAACTATTAATAAAATTACTTCTGATGAGAAAGCAATCTGGATTGCCGGCAGTGGGGATACTAAAGGTGGGGTATGGAAAACTTCAAATAATGGAAACTCATGGACACAGTTTACTACCTCCCAGGGACTTCCCTCAAACGAAATATATGATATAGCAATATCGCCTAACGTAATTTATGCTGCTACAAGAGGAGGTATTGCAATTTCCAAAGATCAGGGCTTGACATGGGCAATTATGGAAGGAGAGTTTAAAGAAAGAGTCTTTTCGACTGCAACTTCCCAAGACGGTAAAGTATTTATTGGAACGAATAAGGGATTGTATGTATTTTCAGAGTCAAAAGGACTTTTTGGGGGTACAAAAAAATTATGGAAAAGACTCGGCGAGAACGCTCCGAATATGGGAGAGCAAATTTACAGTATTGCAATATCGCCTAACGGTGATATTTATATTGGTTCAGAAAATGGTTTGAGCAAATCAAATATTACCAATTTAGATACTTGGTCAGGAATTGGAGGAAAAACAAATGTGAATTCTATTCTGATTGGTCAATCCGGAAAAATCATCATAGGCACTGATAACGGATTGAATATTTCATTAGACAACGGAATTTCTTGGGTAACTTACAAAAAAGAAAATGGTCTTGCCGGAAATAGAATTAATCAAGTGTCCATTCATCCAACCGAAAAAAATATATGGGCTATTGGTTTGGACGGTGTTAGTTTTCACGAATAA